A region from the Streptomyces lydicus genome encodes:
- the purN gene encoding phosphoribosylglycinamide formyltransferase — translation MASSPPPAQPADPGRPARIVVLVSGSGTNLQALLDGIADLGPQEYGAEIVAVGADRGAIAGLERAAAAGLPTFVCRVKDYDSRADWDAALTEATAAYAPDLVVSAGFMKILGKEFLARFGGRTVNTHPALLPSFPGAHGVRDALAYGAKVTGCTVHFVDDGVDTGPIIAQGVVEVRDEDDESALHERIKEVERSLLVEVVGRLARHGYRIEGRKVRIS, via the coding sequence GTGGCTTCCTCCCCACCCCCCGCCCAGCCCGCCGACCCCGGCCGCCCGGCCCGCATCGTCGTCCTGGTCTCCGGTTCCGGAACGAACCTGCAGGCACTGCTGGACGGCATCGCCGACCTGGGCCCGCAGGAGTACGGCGCCGAGATCGTGGCCGTCGGAGCCGACCGGGGAGCGATCGCGGGCCTGGAGCGTGCCGCGGCCGCCGGGCTCCCCACCTTCGTCTGCCGGGTCAAGGACTACGACAGCCGTGCGGACTGGGATGCGGCGCTCACCGAGGCGACCGCCGCGTACGCGCCCGATCTGGTGGTCTCGGCCGGTTTCATGAAGATCCTGGGCAAGGAGTTCCTCGCCCGCTTCGGCGGCCGCACCGTCAACACCCACCCGGCGCTGCTGCCGAGCTTTCCCGGTGCCCATGGCGTGCGCGACGCGCTCGCGTACGGCGCGAAGGTCACCGGATGCACCGTCCACTTCGTCGACGACGGCGTCGACACCGGCCCGATCATCGCCCAGGGCGTGGTCGAGGTCCGGGACGAGGACGACGAATCCGCGCTGCATGAGCGCATCAAGGAAGTCGAGCGATCGCTGCTCGTCGAGGTCGTGGGGCGTCTGGCCCGGCACGGCTACCGCATTGAGGGACGAAAGGTACGTATCTCGTGA
- the purH gene encoding bifunctional phosphoribosylaminoimidazolecarboxamide formyltransferase/IMP cyclohydrolase, with the protein MTVTEGTQRPIRRALVSVYDKSGLEELAQGLHAAGVQLVSTGSTAAKIAAAGVPVTKVEELTGFPECLDGRVKTLHPKVHAGILADLRLEDHRRQLADLGVEPFDLVIVNLYPFRETVASGATPDECVEQIDIGGPSMVRAAAKNHPSVAVVVNPARYADVLEAVTGGGFELTQRKRLAAEAFQHTAAYDVAVASWFADGYAAADDSAFPEFLGATYARKNVLRYGENPHQGAALYVDGSGGLAEAEQLHGKEMSYNNYTDTDAARRAAYDHAEPCVAIIKHANPCGIAVAADVAEAHRNAHACDPLSAFGGVIAVNRPVSVAMAEQVAEIFTEVIVAPGYEDGAVEILARKKNIRVLRCPDAPSNPVEVKPVDGGALLQETDRLQAEGDDPANWTLASGTALSADELAELAFAWRACRAVKSNAILLAKDGATVGVGMGQVNRVDSAKLAVQRAGEDRARGSYAASDAFFPFPDGFEVLAEAGVKAVAQPGGSVRDELVVEAAAKAGVTMYFTGTRHFFH; encoded by the coding sequence GTGACCGTCACCGAAGGTACGCAGCGGCCCATCCGCCGCGCGCTGGTCAGCGTCTATGACAAGTCCGGGCTGGAGGAGCTGGCGCAGGGGCTGCACGCGGCGGGCGTCCAGCTCGTCTCGACCGGGTCGACGGCCGCGAAGATCGCCGCCGCCGGGGTGCCGGTCACCAAGGTCGAGGAGCTGACGGGCTTCCCCGAGTGCCTGGACGGCCGGGTCAAGACCCTGCACCCCAAGGTCCACGCCGGCATCCTGGCCGACCTCCGCCTGGAGGACCACCGCCGGCAGCTGGCCGATCTCGGCGTCGAGCCGTTCGACCTGGTGATCGTGAACCTCTACCCGTTCCGGGAGACCGTCGCCTCCGGCGCCACCCCCGACGAGTGCGTGGAGCAGATCGACATCGGCGGCCCCTCGATGGTCCGCGCCGCCGCCAAGAACCACCCCTCGGTGGCCGTGGTCGTCAACCCCGCCCGCTACGCCGATGTCCTGGAGGCCGTCACCGGCGGCGGCTTCGAACTGACGCAGCGCAAGCGGCTGGCGGCCGAGGCCTTCCAGCACACCGCGGCCTACGACGTGGCGGTCGCCTCCTGGTTCGCCGACGGCTACGCGGCCGCTGACGACTCCGCCTTCCCCGAGTTCCTGGGCGCCACCTACGCCCGCAAGAACGTCCTGCGCTACGGCGAGAACCCGCACCAGGGCGCCGCGCTCTACGTGGACGGCAGCGGCGGGCTCGCGGAGGCCGAGCAGCTGCACGGCAAGGAGATGTCGTACAACAACTACACGGACACCGACGCCGCGCGCCGGGCCGCGTACGACCACGCCGAGCCGTGTGTGGCGATCATCAAGCACGCCAACCCGTGCGGTATCGCGGTCGCCGCGGACGTCGCCGAGGCGCACCGCAACGCGCACGCCTGTGACCCGCTCTCCGCGTTCGGCGGCGTCATCGCCGTCAACCGCCCGGTCTCCGTGGCGATGGCCGAGCAGGTCGCCGAGATCTTCACCGAGGTCATCGTGGCCCCCGGCTACGAGGACGGCGCGGTCGAGATCCTGGCCCGCAAGAAGAACATCCGGGTGCTGCGCTGCCCCGACGCACCGTCGAACCCCGTAGAGGTCAAGCCCGTTGACGGCGGTGCCCTGCTCCAGGAGACCGACCGGCTGCAGGCCGAGGGCGACGACCCCGCGAACTGGACGCTGGCCAGCGGGACTGCACTGTCCGCCGACGAGCTGGCCGAGCTGGCCTTCGCCTGGCGCGCCTGCCGCGCCGTGAAGTCCAACGCCATCCTGCTCGCCAAGGACGGCGCCACGGTCGGTGTCGGCATGGGCCAGGTCAACCGCGTGGACTCCGCGAAGCTCGCGGTGCAGCGGGCGGGCGAGGACCGGGCGCGCGGCTCCTACGCCGCCTCCGACGCCTTCTTCCCGTTCCCGGACGGCTTCGAGGTGCTGGCCGAGGCCGGCGTCAAGGCCGTGGCCCAGCCCGGCGGTTCGGTCCGCGACGAACTCGTCGTCGAGGCCGCCGCGAAGGCCGGCGTGACGATGTACTTCACCGGGACCCGGCACTTCTTCCACTGA
- a CDS encoding Uma2 family endonuclease codes for MAESSELDDMFERVEQMHIPEGYKAEIVEGTIYMAPQRGTHWETIADIYEQLRTRYPRKRVLSDVRIDFPGHLNGFASDLVALAEEATKNDKNQPRYQDIEFVAEVISASTGKNDYGPKKTAYALAEVPVYLIADPYLGRCRVFTDPQDGDYKVDITVAYGMPIDLTHTVVGITLSTAEFPRD; via the coding sequence ATGGCCGAGAGCAGCGAGCTGGACGACATGTTCGAGCGCGTGGAGCAGATGCACATCCCCGAGGGTTACAAGGCTGAGATCGTCGAGGGGACCATCTACATGGCGCCGCAGCGGGGCACGCACTGGGAGACCATCGCTGACATCTACGAACAGCTCCGCACGCGGTATCCGAGGAAGCGCGTACTGTCCGACGTGCGCATCGACTTTCCCGGCCATCTGAACGGGTTTGCCTCAGACCTGGTGGCACTTGCCGAAGAGGCCACCAAGAACGACAAGAACCAACCGCGTTACCAGGACATCGAATTCGTCGCCGAGGTCATCTCCGCGAGCACCGGCAAGAACGACTACGGCCCGAAGAAGACGGCCTATGCGCTCGCCGAGGTCCCGGTATACCTGATCGCCGACCCCTACCTCGGCCGGTGCCGCGTGTTCACCGACCCGCAGGACGGCGACTACAAGGTCGACATCACCGTCGCCTACGGCATGCCCATCGACCTGACGCACACAGTCGTCGGCATCACTCTCTCCACCGCCGAGTTCCCCCGCGACTGA
- a CDS encoding DUF5988 family protein, producing the protein MADTAAKAVLEGGPEELPERIVPVDPPGAELKIPFRNGYEHFRATSRQKHTAEGALPVYEWWERTELPG; encoded by the coding sequence ATGGCTGACACAGCGGCGAAAGCGGTGCTCGAAGGCGGCCCCGAAGAGCTCCCCGAGCGGATCGTGCCGGTCGATCCCCCCGGGGCCGAGCTGAAGATCCCGTTCCGGAACGGCTATGAACACTTTCGGGCCACCAGCCGGCAGAAGCACACCGCCGAAGGAGCCCTGCCCGTCTACGAGTGGTGGGAGCGGACGGAGCTGCCCGGGTAG
- a CDS encoding RDD family protein, producing MSFGDPNNPYGQPQPPQGPYGQQPQAPQGPYGQQPPVPPQGQPGYGYPQQAPQQQPYGYPQQQVPQQQVPQQQAYGYPQQAAAPYGQPGMPGMGMPTGYASWGARLCATLIDGLVVALVPGILFSIGFGMVFSAASKLDSCAFDDYNCRAEASSSASPGVALLLFVIASLAMTAGGIFMLIQEGNKGQTIGKKAMSIRVVREDTGQPLGFGMAFVRRLAHFLDSIACGVGWLWPLWDDKAQTFADKAVASVVVKTQ from the coding sequence ATGAGTTTCGGCGACCCGAACAACCCCTACGGCCAGCCACAGCCGCCGCAGGGCCCGTACGGGCAGCAGCCGCAGGCGCCGCAGGGCCCGTACGGCCAGCAGCCCCCCGTCCCGCCGCAGGGACAGCCCGGCTACGGGTACCCCCAGCAGGCCCCGCAGCAGCAGCCCTACGGCTACCCCCAGCAGCAGGTCCCGCAGCAGCAGGTCCCGCAGCAGCAGGCGTACGGCTACCCGCAGCAGGCGGCGGCCCCCTACGGCCAGCCGGGGATGCCGGGCATGGGCATGCCGACGGGGTACGCGAGCTGGGGTGCGCGGCTGTGCGCCACGCTCATCGACGGCCTGGTCGTGGCCCTGGTGCCGGGCATCCTGTTCTCGATCGGGTTCGGCATGGTCTTCTCCGCCGCGAGCAAGCTCGACAGCTGTGCCTTTGACGATTACAACTGCCGGGCGGAAGCGTCTTCGTCCGCCTCGCCGGGCGTCGCCCTCCTCCTGTTCGTCATCGCCAGCCTGGCGATGACGGCGGGCGGCATCTTCATGCTCATCCAGGAAGGCAACAAGGGCCAGACCATTGGCAAGAAGGCCATGAGCATCCGGGTGGTCCGCGAGGACACCGGTCAGCCGCTCGGCTTCGGCATGGCCTTCGTCCGCCGCCTGGCGCACTTCCTCGACAGCATCGCGTGCGGCGTCGGCTGGCTGTGGCCGCTGTGGGACGACAAGGCCCAGACCTTCGCCGACAAGGCCGTGGCCTCAGTGGTCGTCAAGACCCAGTAA
- a CDS encoding helix-turn-helix domain-containing protein: MPRWKALPEELDPQVAEFTGQLRRLVDRSGLSVAAVADRTGYSKTSWERYLGGRLLPPLRAVVALAEVTGAQPAHLTTLWELAERAWSRAEMRQDVTMEAISVAQARAALGEFDTAPAAAAPTAKSAKAAKAAEAKAAKEAKAAKAKGAKSPQAAGPLTEPLTEPLTVQWPQQPRLDLPSTADFPAERMAAGKSAAGHSPATAASPVSPASPAAPANQRARRGRTVVFVAGAVGALLVAGAAVLLLKPAAGPATKPAAAPAAVPSAKPDLPAGVHCTGEGCVGKDPEKMGCGGTHATTPSRGLAGRSVIEVRYSAVCHTAWARISRAAQGDQATISAGGHSATAQAERGGDAYTPMVAVSGDPAKVAACQTTMAGAKSCARPVPATPAGQATGATQTVR, from the coding sequence ATGCCTCGCTGGAAGGCGCTTCCGGAAGAACTCGATCCGCAGGTAGCGGAGTTCACCGGTCAGCTGCGCAGGCTCGTGGACCGCAGCGGGCTGAGTGTGGCCGCCGTCGCGGACCGCACGGGCTACAGCAAGACGTCCTGGGAGCGGTATCTGGGCGGGCGGTTGCTGCCGCCGCTGCGCGCGGTGGTTGCGCTCGCCGAGGTGACCGGCGCGCAGCCCGCGCATCTCACCACGCTGTGGGAGCTGGCCGAACGGGCCTGGAGCCGGGCCGAGATGCGGCAGGACGTCACCATGGAAGCGATCAGCGTGGCCCAGGCGCGCGCTGCCCTGGGGGAGTTCGACACGGCGCCGGCGGCGGCCGCGCCGACGGCGAAGTCCGCAAAGGCCGCCAAGGCGGCAGAAGCCAAAGCGGCAAAGGAAGCCAAGGCGGCGAAGGCCAAGGGTGCGAAGTCGCCGCAGGCCGCCGGGCCACTGACGGAGCCGCTGACGGAGCCGCTGACGGTGCAGTGGCCGCAACAGCCGCGCCTGGACCTCCCGTCGACCGCCGACTTCCCCGCCGAGCGGATGGCAGCGGGAAAGTCGGCAGCGGGCCACTCCCCGGCGACGGCCGCCTCACCGGTCTCACCCGCCTCACCCGCCGCACCCGCGAACCAGCGGGCTCGCCGCGGCCGGACGGTCGTGTTCGTCGCCGGTGCGGTCGGCGCGCTGCTGGTGGCCGGCGCCGCCGTACTCCTGCTGAAGCCGGCCGCCGGACCGGCCACGAAGCCGGCCGCCGCCCCCGCCGCCGTGCCGAGCGCAAAGCCGGACCTGCCGGCCGGGGTGCACTGCACCGGTGAGGGCTGCGTGGGCAAGGACCCGGAGAAAATGGGCTGCGGCGGGACGCACGCGACCACCCCGTCCCGCGGTCTGGCCGGGCGCTCGGTGATCGAGGTCCGCTACAGCGCGGTCTGCCACACCGCCTGGGCGCGGATCAGCCGTGCGGCGCAGGGCGACCAGGCCACCATCAGCGCCGGCGGCCACAGCGCCACGGCGCAGGCCGAGCGGGGTGGCGACGCCTACACCCCGATGGTCGCGGTGTCCGGCGACCCGGCGAAGGTCGCGGCCTGCCAGACGACCATGGCGGGTGCCAAGAGCTGCGCCCGTCCAGTTCCGGCCACGCCCGCCGGGCAGGCCACCGGGGCCACCCAGACGGTCCGCTAG
- a CDS encoding bifunctional methylenetetrahydrofolate dehydrogenase/methenyltetrahydrofolate cyclohydrolase, with product MTAQILDGKATAAAIKSELTTRVEALKAKGVQPGLGTLLVGDDPGSRWYVNGKHRDCAQVGIASIQRELPETATQEEIEAVVRELNEDPSCTGYIVQLPLPKGIDANRVLELMDPAKDADGLHPMSLGRLVLGIEGPLPCTPYGIVQLLRRHEVEIKGAHVVVVGRGITIGRPMPLVLTRKSENATVTQCHTGTRDLSAHLKQADIIVAAAGVPHIIKPEDVKPGAAVLDVGVSRDEAGKIVGDVHPGVAEVAGWVAPNPGGVGPMTRAQLLVNVVEAAERAAG from the coding sequence ATGACTGCCCAGATCCTGGATGGCAAGGCCACCGCAGCCGCTATCAAGTCCGAGCTCACCACCCGCGTCGAAGCGCTGAAGGCCAAGGGCGTGCAGCCCGGTCTGGGCACCCTCCTGGTGGGCGACGACCCGGGCAGCCGCTGGTACGTCAACGGCAAGCACCGCGACTGCGCCCAGGTCGGCATCGCCTCCATCCAGCGCGAGCTGCCGGAGACCGCCACCCAGGAGGAGATCGAGGCGGTCGTCCGCGAGCTGAACGAGGACCCGTCCTGCACCGGCTACATCGTCCAACTCCCGCTCCCCAAGGGCATCGACGCCAACCGTGTCCTGGAACTGATGGATCCGGCCAAGGACGCCGACGGACTGCACCCGATGAGCCTGGGACGCCTGGTGCTCGGCATCGAGGGCCCGCTGCCGTGCACCCCGTACGGCATCGTCCAGCTGCTGCGCCGTCACGAGGTCGAGATCAAGGGCGCGCATGTGGTGGTCGTCGGCCGCGGCATCACCATCGGCCGTCCGATGCCGCTGGTCCTCACCCGCAAGTCCGAGAACGCCACGGTCACCCAGTGCCACACCGGCACCCGTGATCTGTCCGCGCACCTCAAGCAGGCCGACATCATCGTCGCCGCGGCCGGTGTGCCGCACATCATCAAGCCCGAGGACGTCAAGCCCGGTGCGGCGGTCCTGGACGTCGGCGTCAGCCGCGACGAGGCCGGCAAGATCGTCGGCGATGTGCACCCGGGCGTCGCCGAGGTGGCCGGCTGGGTCGCCCCCAACCCCGGCGGCGTCGGCCCGATGACCCGCGCCCAGCTGCTGGTCAACGTCGTCGAGGCCGCCGAGCGCGCGGCGGGCTGA
- a CDS encoding peptidoglycan-binding protein, protein MSRWKGLPESLDHRVRYLIVRLRRLKDHSGLSLAALAARTSYSKSSWERYLNGKKLPPRDAVEALARICEADTTRLLALHEVAAQAWHAERPQAGAGAEAATEAGAERDEAGAERDEAGAERDEAAVPAGPAVTAVPAVPAAPAAPEVPTAAPAGRQVPLRPLVLGALAVLVIAGAALLVARLWEDASGIGSSGADAVPVISGTGAAPTFTHRPGETFPCSVQRRAGALYAGHSRTGTAILDRGATGWDVVEAQCLLHRQGYDPGVVDGIVGGKTLRAVKRLQARAGLPTDGIVGPDTWKALRR, encoded by the coding sequence ATGTCGCGTTGGAAAGGGCTGCCCGAATCGCTGGACCACCGGGTGCGGTACCTGATCGTCCGGTTACGGCGACTGAAGGACCACAGCGGCCTGAGCCTGGCCGCGCTCGCCGCCAGGACCTCGTACAGCAAGTCGTCCTGGGAGCGCTATCTCAACGGCAAGAAGCTGCCGCCGCGCGATGCGGTGGAGGCGCTGGCGCGCATCTGCGAGGCCGATACGACCCGGCTGCTGGCGCTGCACGAGGTCGCCGCCCAGGCCTGGCACGCGGAACGGCCGCAGGCGGGGGCGGGGGCGGAGGCTGCGACCGAGGCGGGGGCTGAGCGGGACGAGGCGGGGGCTGAGCGGGACGAGGCAGGGGCTGAGCGGGACGAGGCAGCCGTACCCGCTGGACCCGCTGTCACCGCCGTACCGGCCGTACCCGCCGCACCTGCCGCACCGGAGGTACCCACCGCCGCCCCGGCCGGTCGCCAAGTGCCGCTCAGGCCGCTGGTGCTGGGGGCCCTGGCCGTGCTGGTCATTGCCGGTGCGGCGCTGCTGGTCGCCCGTCTCTGGGAGGACGCCTCCGGGATAGGCAGTAGTGGCGCGGACGCCGTGCCGGTCATCAGCGGGACCGGCGCCGCGCCGACCTTCACCCATCGGCCGGGGGAGACCTTCCCCTGCTCCGTACAGCGCCGGGCAGGCGCCCTGTACGCCGGGCACAGCCGCACCGGCACGGCGATCCTGGACCGCGGCGCGACGGGCTGGGACGTCGTCGAGGCGCAGTGTCTGCTGCACCGCCAGGGCTACGACCCCGGTGTGGTGGACGGCATCGTCGGCGGCAAGACCCTGCGTGCCGTCAAGCGTCTGCAGGCCAGGGCCGGGCTGCCCACGGACGGGATCGTGGGCCCCGACACCTGGAAGGCGTTACGCCGGTGA
- a CDS encoding helix-turn-helix domain-containing protein, whose translation MFGEVLKHFREAAGYTQQGLARKIPCDRSQVARVEAGTRVPQESFARQCDELLQTGGVLLRLWGRIDWYPEVQHPDWFERRAEMDAVAVALRAYQEQVIPGLLQTPEYAHALFSRRTTRVEVVEERVRARLSRQRRFLAVNGPLYVAVLDESCLRNVVGSPAVMRDQCAHLLRVGQHANIRVQVAPADRPEVRRPKASMALITLPEGERWLYSESLERGHFHDDPAAFARHSQTYDVLRADALSAPESAALIGDFMERYGDHEQAPAEHSDMDEEQLQPRRRRRLYRGSAHLDEEQPQPRRRRQLHRNSPRYPRRRPRP comes from the coding sequence GTGTTCGGGGAGGTGTTGAAGCACTTCCGGGAGGCGGCGGGGTACACGCAGCAGGGGCTGGCGCGCAAGATCCCATGCGACCGCTCGCAGGTCGCCCGCGTGGAGGCGGGCACGCGCGTACCGCAGGAATCCTTCGCCAGGCAGTGCGACGAACTGTTGCAGACGGGCGGAGTGCTGCTGCGGTTATGGGGCCGGATCGACTGGTACCCGGAGGTGCAGCATCCGGACTGGTTCGAGCGGCGGGCGGAGATGGATGCGGTGGCGGTGGCTCTGCGTGCGTATCAAGAGCAAGTGATTCCGGGGCTCTTGCAGACTCCTGAGTACGCCCACGCGCTGTTCAGTCGCCGCACCACGAGGGTTGAAGTGGTGGAGGAGCGAGTCCGGGCGCGACTGAGCCGACAGCGGCGCTTCCTGGCTGTCAACGGCCCGTTGTACGTGGCAGTTCTGGATGAGAGCTGCCTACGCAATGTTGTGGGGAGTCCGGCAGTCATGCGCGACCAGTGCGCGCACTTGCTGAGGGTCGGGCAGCACGCCAACATCCGCGTTCAGGTTGCCCCGGCCGACCGTCCCGAGGTTCGGCGACCCAAGGCATCCATGGCCCTGATCACGCTGCCCGAAGGGGAACGCTGGCTCTACTCGGAGTCTTTGGAACGCGGTCATTTCCACGACGATCCGGCCGCCTTCGCCCGTCACAGCCAGACCTATGATGTGCTCAGGGCGGATGCTCTGTCAGCCCCCGAATCCGCCGCTCTGATCGGCGACTTCATGGAAAGGTACGGGGACCATGAACAAGCACCAGCTGAGCACAGCGATATGGATGAAGAGCAGCTACAGCCACGACGACGGCGGCGACTGTATCGAGGTAGCGCTCACCTGGATGAAGAGCAGCCACAGCCACGACGACGGCGGCAACTGCATCGAAATAGCCCCCGGTATCCCCGACGTCGTCCCCGTCCGTGA
- a CDS encoding DUF3017 domain-containing protein, producing MGAEAHADGASEPQRSSRRFPTLTRDTARPEGGGRAASGGFPAPARQWPLLSVMGGVGLGLLLVALDAFRIGSIVIGLSLLAGAVLRWALPSVGMLAVRSRFTDMATYGGLGFVIVMLALMVQPKPWIHIPFLDDIVHFTVW from the coding sequence ATGGGTGCCGAAGCGCATGCGGACGGGGCCAGTGAGCCACAGCGCTCCTCGCGCCGCTTTCCGACGCTGACCCGCGACACCGCCCGGCCGGAAGGCGGCGGGCGGGCCGCCTCGGGCGGCTTCCCCGCGCCTGCCCGGCAGTGGCCGCTGCTCAGCGTGATGGGCGGGGTCGGGCTCGGGCTACTGCTCGTGGCGCTCGACGCGTTCCGTATCGGGTCGATCGTGATCGGGCTCTCCCTGCTGGCCGGCGCGGTGCTGCGGTGGGCGCTGCCGTCGGTGGGGATGCTGGCCGTGCGCTCCCGCTTCACCGATATGGCCACCTACGGGGGGCTCGGCTTTGTGATCGTGATGCTGGCGCTGATGGTGCAGCCCAAGCCGTGGATCCACATCCCGTTCCTGGACGACATCGTGCACTTCACCGTGTGGTAG
- a CDS encoding malate dehydrogenase: protein MTRTPVNVTVTGAAGQIGYALLFRIASGHLLGADVPVKLRLLEIPQGLKAAEGTAMELDDCAFPLLQGIDISDDPNVAFDGANVALLVGARPRTKGMERGDLLEANGGIFKPQGKAINDHAADDIKVLVVGNPANTNALIAQAAAPDVPRERFTAMTRLDHNRALSQLSKKTGTPVSEIRKLTIWGNHSATQYPDIFHAEVAGKNAAEVVNDQKWLAEDFIPTVAKRGAAIIEARGASSAASAANAAIDHVHTWVNGTAAGDWTSMGIPSDGSYGVPEGLISSFPVTTKDGKYEIVQGLEVNDFSRERIDASVQELAEEREAVRGLGLLG from the coding sequence ATGACCCGCACTCCCGTCAATGTCACCGTCACCGGCGCCGCCGGCCAGATCGGTTACGCACTCCTCTTCCGCATCGCTTCCGGTCATCTGCTCGGCGCCGACGTGCCGGTCAAGCTGCGCCTTCTGGAGATCCCCCAGGGTCTGAAGGCCGCCGAGGGCACCGCCATGGAGCTGGACGACTGCGCCTTCCCGCTGCTGCAGGGCATCGACATCTCGGACGACCCGAACGTGGCCTTCGACGGTGCGAACGTCGCCCTGCTCGTCGGCGCCCGCCCCCGTACGAAGGGCATGGAGCGCGGCGACCTCCTGGAGGCCAACGGCGGCATCTTCAAGCCGCAGGGCAAGGCCATCAACGACCACGCCGCGGACGACATCAAGGTCCTGGTCGTCGGCAACCCCGCCAACACCAACGCCCTGATCGCCCAGGCCGCCGCGCCGGACGTACCGCGCGAGCGCTTCACCGCCATGACCCGCCTGGACCACAACCGCGCGCTGTCGCAGCTCTCGAAGAAGACCGGCACCCCGGTCTCCGAGATCCGCAAGCTGACGATCTGGGGCAACCACTCCGCCACCCAGTACCCCGACATCTTCCACGCCGAGGTCGCGGGCAAGAACGCCGCCGAGGTCGTGAACGACCAGAAGTGGCTGGCCGAGGACTTCATCCCGACCGTCGCCAAGCGCGGTGCGGCGATCATCGAGGCCCGTGGCGCGTCCTCCGCCGCCTCCGCCGCCAACGCCGCCATCGACCACGTCCACACCTGGGTCAACGGCACCGCCGCCGGCGACTGGACCTCGATGGGCATCCCCTCGGACGGCTCCTACGGCGTCCCGGAGGGCCTGATCTCCTCCTTCCCCGTCACCACCAAGGACGGCAAGTACGAGATCGTCCAGGGCCTGGAGGTCAACGACTTCTCCCGCGAGCGCATCGACGCGTCGGTGCAGGAGCTGGCGGAGGAGCGCGAGGCCGTCCGCGGTCTCGGCCTCCTCGGCTGA
- a CDS encoding helix-turn-helix domain-containing protein gives MSGPGGEPGQGVESSRLAAHMRELRERTGLTLAGLAERTPYSKSSWERYLNAKKLPPRGAVEALCRLAGEPSGRLLALWELADAAWSGRGRSGGGAMRGRGTVPGRGAVLDRGESPDPEPDPNPDPNPDPNPDPNPDPNPDPDPDQNLNPEPAPSPGSAPAGAPSPRLPQRAVSVVAGACVGLMAVGVAVLAFGVGGGGTGAGPGKGAAPEPSEVTGCRARACDGEDPESMYCELPDLVVTPVERTAARGEHVQIRYGKACGAAWGRLRNGRVGDRLEVSVPGARPRSVRVVDRFDAEGYLVTPMAVARGPEGIRLCLYPAGGGAGECFAP, from the coding sequence GTGAGCGGGCCGGGCGGCGAACCGGGGCAGGGCGTCGAGAGCTCCCGACTGGCAGCGCACATGCGGGAGTTGAGGGAGCGTACGGGCCTCACCCTGGCCGGACTCGCCGAGCGGACGCCCTACAGCAAGTCGTCGTGGGAGCGCTATCTCAACGCGAAGAAGCTGCCGCCGCGGGGTGCGGTCGAGGCGCTGTGCCGGCTGGCGGGGGAGCCGTCCGGCAGGCTTCTGGCGCTGTGGGAGCTGGCGGATGCGGCCTGGAGCGGACGCGGGCGGTCGGGCGGCGGCGCGATGCGGGGGAGGGGCACGGTGCCGGGCCGGGGCGCCGTGCTGGACCGCGGCGAGTCACCGGACCCGGAACCGGACCCGAACCCGGACCCGAACCCGGACCCGAACCCGGACCCGAACCCGGACCCGAACCCGGACCCGGACCCGGACCAGAACCTGAACCCGGAACCGGCCCCGAGCCCGGGAAGCGCCCCGGCCGGTGCGCCGTCCCCCCGGCTGCCGCAGCGCGCCGTATCCGTTGTCGCCGGTGCCTGCGTCGGCCTCATGGCAGTCGGGGTGGCGGTGCTGGCCTTCGGGGTGGGAGGAGGGGGCACGGGCGCCGGCCCGGGGAAAGGTGCCGCGCCCGAACCGTCCGAGGTGACCGGCTGCCGGGCGAGGGCGTGCGACGGCGAGGATCCCGAGTCGATGTACTGCGAACTCCCCGACCTGGTGGTGACGCCCGTGGAGCGCACCGCCGCCCGCGGGGAGCATGTGCAGATCCGTTACGGCAAGGCCTGCGGCGCGGCCTGGGGACGGCTCCGCAACGGCCGGGTCGGGGACCGTCTGGAGGTGTCGGTGCCGGGGGCGCGGCCGCGGTCGGTACGGGTGGTGGACCGGTTCGACGCCGAGGGGTACCTCGTCACGCCGATGGCGGTGGCCCGCGGGCCGGAGGGCATCCGCCTGTGTCTCTACCCGGCGGGCGGCGGGGCAGGGGAGTGCTTCGCACCGTAG
- a CDS encoding DUF397 domain-containing protein — protein MKSSHSHDDGGNCIEIAPGIPDVVPVRDSKDPHGPVLVFPTGGWSSFVAALKDGEFPAAG, from the coding sequence ATGAAGAGCAGCCACAGCCACGACGACGGCGGCAACTGCATCGAAATAGCCCCCGGTATCCCCGACGTCGTCCCCGTCCGTGACAGCAAGGACCCCCACGGCCCCGTGCTGGTATTCCCGACGGGCGGCTGGTCGTCCTTCGTTGCGGCCCTCAAGGACGGGGAGTTCCCCGCGGCCGGCTGA